One window from the genome of Pedobacter schmidteae encodes:
- the katG gene encoding catalase/peroxidase HPI has product MENNSNDISKCPFHNGSMKQNTGGGGTRNRDWWPNQLKLNILRQHSSLSNPMGADFNYAEAFKSLNLESLKKDLHALMTDSQDWWPADFGHYGGLFIRMAWHSAGTYRVGDGRGGAGAGQQRFAPLNSWPDNVSLDKARRLLWPIKQKYGNKISWADLLILTGNIALESMGFKTFGFAGGREDVWEPQEDVYWGSENTWLGGDIRYAHGSEGVEKEGVVVSDDNADGDVHSRNLEKPLAAVQMGLIYVNPEGPDGNPDPIAAAKDIRDTFGRMAMDDEETVALIAGGHSFGKTHGAAPSSHVGKEPEGTDLNMQGLGWKNNYGTGKGADTITSGLEVIWTKTPTQWSNNFFENLFGYEWKLSKSPAGAHQWVAIDAEPIIPDAYDATKKHLPTMLTTDLSLRFDPAYEKISRRFLENPDAFADAFARAWFKLTHRDMGPRSRYLGPDVPQEELIWQDPVPAVDHVLIDANDIASLKSKVLESGLTISELVSTAWASASTFRGSDKRGGANGARIRLAPQKYWQVNNSSQLQKVLDVLENIRNEFNGTQQNGKKVSIADLIVLAGCAGVEKAAKDAGHHTIVPFTPGRTDASQEQTDVESVGYLEPRADGFRNYRRSKSDASTEALLIDKAQLLTLTGPELTVLLGGLRVLNTNYDGSGHGVFTSRPGLLTNDFFINLLDMNTTWKAVTDDRELYEGTDRINGQKKWTATRSDLVFGSNAELRAIAEVYGSADAQQKFVTDFISTWNKVMNLDRFDLA; this is encoded by the coding sequence ATGGAGAACAATTCTAACGACATCAGCAAATGTCCATTTCATAATGGCAGCATGAAACAGAATACAGGTGGTGGCGGTACGCGAAACCGCGATTGGTGGCCTAATCAGTTAAAATTAAATATCCTGCGACAGCACTCCTCTCTGTCAAACCCTATGGGTGCAGATTTTAACTATGCCGAAGCTTTTAAAAGTCTGAACCTGGAGAGTTTAAAGAAAGACCTTCATGCGTTGATGACAGATTCTCAGGACTGGTGGCCGGCAGATTTTGGTCATTATGGCGGATTATTTATTCGTATGGCCTGGCATAGTGCAGGTACATATCGTGTGGGTGATGGCCGTGGTGGTGCAGGCGCAGGACAACAACGCTTTGCTCCATTAAACAGCTGGCCCGACAATGTAAGTCTCGACAAAGCACGTCGGCTACTTTGGCCTATCAAACAAAAATATGGCAATAAAATATCATGGGCAGATTTACTGATTCTTACCGGCAACATTGCACTGGAATCAATGGGTTTCAAAACTTTCGGCTTTGCTGGTGGACGTGAAGATGTGTGGGAACCACAGGAAGATGTGTATTGGGGATCTGAAAACACCTGGTTGGGTGGTGATATCCGTTATGCTCATGGCTCGGAGGGAGTAGAAAAAGAAGGTGTAGTGGTGTCTGACGATAATGCAGATGGCGATGTCCACAGCCGCAACCTCGAAAAACCCCTCGCTGCTGTCCAGATGGGGCTCATATATGTGAACCCCGAAGGTCCAGATGGCAATCCTGATCCCATCGCAGCTGCCAAAGACATCAGAGATACATTCGGCCGTATGGCAATGGATGATGAAGAAACTGTTGCCTTGATAGCCGGTGGACATAGTTTTGGAAAAACCCATGGTGCCGCGCCTTCATCTCATGTGGGTAAAGAGCCCGAAGGTACAGACCTGAACATGCAGGGCCTTGGCTGGAAAAACAATTATGGCACGGGTAAGGGTGCCGATACCATTACCAGCGGGCTTGAAGTGATATGGACAAAAACACCAACACAATGGAGCAACAATTTCTTCGAAAACCTGTTTGGCTATGAGTGGAAATTATCTAAAAGCCCTGCCGGTGCACACCAATGGGTTGCCATTGATGCAGAACCCATTATTCCCGACGCCTATGATGCGACAAAGAAACATTTGCCAACTATGCTTACCACCGATCTTTCCCTAAGATTTGATCCGGCATATGAAAAAATATCAAGACGCTTTCTGGAAAACCCAGATGCTTTTGCGGATGCTTTTGCCCGGGCATGGTTCAAATTAACTCACCGCGATATGGGACCTCGCTCACGTTATCTGGGCCCGGATGTTCCGCAGGAAGAACTTATCTGGCAAGACCCTGTTCCGGCAGTCGATCATGTACTTATTGATGCCAATGACATTGCATCCCTGAAGTCCAAAGTTCTGGAATCCGGATTGACCATATCTGAACTGGTATCTACCGCCTGGGCTTCGGCCTCAACTTTCAGGGGTTCAGACAAACGTGGTGGCGCCAATGGTGCACGCATTCGCCTGGCCCCTCAAAAATACTGGCAGGTAAACAATTCATCGCAATTACAAAAAGTATTGGACGTATTGGAAAATATCCGGAATGAATTTAACGGCACACAGCAAAATGGCAAAAAAGTTTCCATCGCGGATTTGATTGTACTTGCAGGTTGTGCAGGTGTTGAAAAAGCCGCAAAAGATGCAGGGCATCATACCATTGTTCCTTTCACTCCCGGCCGTACCGATGCTTCGCAGGAACAAACCGATGTAGAATCAGTTGGCTATCTGGAACCCCGGGCCGACGGCTTCCGCAATTACCGCAGGTCCAAATCAGATGCATCTACCGAAGCCCTGCTAATAGATAAGGCCCAATTGCTTACCTTAACCGGTCCGGAACTCACAGTGCTTCTTGGTGGCTTACGGGTATTGAATACAAATTATGATGGCTCCGGTCATGGTGTGTTTACATCGCGACCAGGCTTGCTCACCAACGACTTCTTTATAAACCTGCTCGATATGAATACCACCTGGAAAGCAGTAACTGACGACCGGGAGCTTTACGAAGGGACCGACCGCATAAATGGACAAAAGAAATGGACGGCCACCCGCTCCGATCTGGTATTTGGTTCCAATGCAGAGTTAAGGGCCATTGCCGAAGTTTATGGCAGTGCAGATGCACAACAAAAGTTTGTCACCGATTTTATCTCAACATGGAATAAAGTAATGAATCTTGACCGGTTTGATCTGGCCTGA
- the aroB gene encoding 3-dehydroquinate synthase, with protein sequence MNKLDSAGHTIHFESQLAPLTEIIESGKYSKIFVFADSNTSTACLPLFQEMLDDFNGFDLIETDPGEENKNIDFCIGIWKTLLDFGADRKCLMINLGGGVVTDMGGFVASTYKRGIDFINIPTTLLSQVDASVGGKTGIDVDNVKNMVGTFTLPQSVFIETTFLKTLPARESLSGFAEMIKHGLIADRNYYTELKDSNYLQIEPQAIYRSVEIKNEVVTEDPHEKGLRKILNFGHTIGHAVETYALIHDEKPLTHGEAIAIGMLCEAYLSTKNNTLTEADLKDITTYISKLYPAYHIKAESFPQLMEFMQSDKKNENGQIMFSLLSSIGKCDYNCRVSESDILESFAYFNSITG encoded by the coding sequence ATGAACAAACTAGATAGTGCCGGCCATACCATTCATTTCGAAAGCCAACTTGCCCCTTTAACTGAGATTATAGAATCGGGAAAATACAGCAAAATATTTGTCTTTGCCGACAGCAATACTTCCACAGCATGCTTACCCTTGTTTCAGGAAATGCTGGACGATTTTAATGGCTTTGACCTGATAGAAACTGATCCGGGTGAAGAAAACAAAAACATTGATTTCTGCATTGGCATCTGGAAAACTTTATTGGATTTTGGTGCCGACCGCAAGTGTTTAATGATTAATCTTGGTGGCGGCGTAGTTACCGATATGGGCGGTTTTGTAGCCAGTACCTATAAAAGAGGTATCGATTTCATCAATATTCCTACCACCTTATTGTCGCAGGTTGACGCCTCCGTAGGGGGGAAAACCGGAATTGATGTGGATAATGTGAAGAACATGGTGGGTACCTTTACCCTTCCGCAATCGGTTTTTATAGAAACCACATTTTTAAAAACCCTGCCTGCACGCGAATCCTTATCAGGCTTTGCCGAAATGATCAAACATGGTTTAATTGCCGATCGTAACTACTATACTGAACTAAAAGACTCCAATTATTTACAGATTGAACCGCAAGCCATTTATCGTTCGGTGGAGATAAAAAATGAGGTGGTAACCGAAGACCCACATGAAAAAGGTTTGAGAAAAATATTAAACTTTGGTCATACCATTGGGCATGCGGTAGAAACCTATGCACTGATTCATGATGAAAAACCATTGACGCATGGTGAAGCTATTGCTATTGGTATGCTTTGTGAAGCTTATCTTTCGACGAAAAACAACACTTTGACGGAGGCAGATCTAAAAGACATTACCACTTATATTAGTAAATTATATCCTGCTTACCACATTAAAGCCGAAAGCTTTCCGCAGCTCATGGAATTTATGCAAAGCGACAAGAAGAATGAAAATGGGCAAATTATGTTTTCATTATTGAGCAGTATAGGAAAATGTGATTACAACTGTAGAGTTTCGGAAAGTGACATTTTAGAAAGTTTCGCTTACTTTAATTCCATTACAGGTTAA
- a CDS encoding prephenate dehydratase translates to MKKGTRVAIQGIKASFHEEAAFKFFGKDIQTIECNSFKQTCESLEKKEADFVVMAIENSIAGSLLPNYTLIREYNFAVVGEVYLPIQLHLMALPGVKFEDVKFATSHPIAIRQCVDFFYDFPHIQVIEGNDTAACAKKIKEEQLTDTVAIANTLAAELYGLNIIERRIESNKKNFTRFLILKLDKTEELKDINKASICFQVGNHVGALSKVLNIFAEQQVNLTKIQSMPVLGKRNDYYFYVDMEWKNMENYDKAVRQALKYTVNFNIMGEYQKNDQV, encoded by the coding sequence ATGAAAAAAGGAACAAGAGTAGCAATTCAAGGCATAAAGGCATCTTTTCACGAAGAAGCAGCCTTCAAATTTTTCGGGAAAGACATTCAAACTATCGAGTGCAATTCCTTTAAGCAGACTTGCGAAAGTTTAGAAAAAAAAGAAGCTGATTTTGTGGTTATGGCTATTGAAAACTCCATTGCCGGCAGCTTGCTACCCAACTACACGTTAATTCGCGAATACAACTTCGCTGTTGTAGGAGAAGTGTACTTACCCATCCAACTGCACCTGATGGCTTTACCAGGCGTTAAATTTGAAGATGTTAAGTTTGCTACCTCCCACCCCATTGCTATTCGTCAATGTGTAGATTTCTTTTACGATTTCCCACACATTCAGGTAATTGAAGGTAACGATACTGCTGCCTGCGCAAAAAAAATCAAAGAAGAACAGCTCACTGACACGGTTGCAATTGCCAATACACTTGCTGCCGAACTATATGGGTTAAACATCATTGAGCGCAGAATCGAATCGAATAAAAAGAACTTTACCCGTTTTCTGATTTTAAAACTAGATAAAACAGAGGAATTGAAGGATATCAACAAAGCATCCATTTGCTTCCAGGTAGGCAATCATGTTGGTGCACTGTCTAAAGTATTAAACATTTTTGCCGAACAACAGGTAAACTTAACTAAAATCCAGAGTATGCCTGTTTTAGGTAAACGTAATGATTATTATTTCTATGTGGACATGGAATGGAAAAACATGGAAAACTATGACAAGGCCGTACGTCAGGCATTAAAATATACTGTAAACTTTAATATCATGGGCGAATACCAAAAGAATGATCAAGTATAA
- a CDS encoding chorismate mutase, with the protein MKLQLNIQPLNTWLDIKNEPLIISGPCSAETEEQLLTTAHLLAATGKVSVLRAGIWKPRTRPGEFEGIGSIGLEWLKRAKAETGLPTAVEVANAKHVEEALAAGVDILWIGARSTVNPFTVQEIADALQGVDIPVLVKNPVNPDLQLWAGALERINRAGITKLGAIHRGFSSFEKSSFRNEPMWELAIQLKTLLPDLPIINDPSHICGNRELIPYISQKALDLDMQGLMIESHVDPSVAWTDAKQQVTPAALGELAERLTVREPESKNEAFTDQLAELRKQIDKIDDILLQKLGERMAIVGKIGEFKRDNQVTILQVNRWDAIIKKGTSFAKALKLDLNFTEKFLELVHGESIRKQTEIMNAGKAEKGIAAEAHTEVKS; encoded by the coding sequence ATGAAACTACAATTGAACATTCAGCCGCTAAACACCTGGCTTGACATTAAAAACGAACCTTTAATCATTTCCGGCCCTTGCAGTGCCGAAACTGAAGAACAATTATTAACTACAGCCCATTTGTTGGCTGCAACCGGAAAAGTATCCGTATTAAGAGCAGGTATCTGGAAGCCACGTACCCGTCCAGGAGAGTTTGAAGGAATTGGCAGCATAGGATTAGAGTGGTTAAAAAGAGCTAAAGCTGAAACAGGTTTGCCTACAGCTGTTGAAGTAGCCAACGCAAAACATGTTGAAGAGGCACTGGCTGCAGGTGTGGATATCTTATGGATCGGTGCAAGGTCGACAGTTAACCCTTTCACTGTACAGGAAATTGCCGATGCTTTACAAGGTGTAGACATTCCGGTATTGGTTAAAAACCCGGTAAACCCTGATCTGCAATTATGGGCAGGAGCATTAGAGCGCATCAACCGTGCAGGCATCACTAAATTAGGTGCTATCCACCGCGGGTTCTCTTCATTCGAGAAAAGCTCATTCCGTAACGAACCGATGTGGGAATTGGCTATCCAACTGAAAACCTTATTGCCTGATTTGCCAATCATCAACGATCCAAGTCACATTTGTGGTAACCGCGAACTGATCCCTTACATTTCTCAAAAAGCATTGGATCTGGATATGCAAGGTTTAATGATCGAATCGCATGTAGATCCTTCTGTTGCCTGGACAGACGCCAAACAACAGGTTACTCCTGCCGCACTGGGCGAACTGGCCGAGCGTTTAACTGTTCGTGAGCCGGAATCAAAAAATGAAGCCTTTACCGATCAGCTTGCAGAACTACGTAAACAAATTGATAAAATAGACGATATTTTATTGCAAAAATTAGGTGAGCGTATGGCCATTGTTGGTAAAATAGGCGAGTTTAAACGCGATAATCAAGTAACTATTTTACAGGTAAACCGTTGGGATGCCATCATTAAAAAAGGAACTTCATTTGCAAAAGCACTAAAATTAGACTTGAACTTTACGGAAAAATTCCTTGAGCTAGTCCATGGCGAGTCTATCCGTAAACAAACTGAGATCATGAACGCTGGTAAAGCCGAAAAAGGTATTGCAGCAGAAGCCCATACAGAAGTTAAATCTTAA
- a CDS encoding RNA-binding S4 domain-containing protein, protein MIKFKLEGEFIPLIQLLKATGLVQSGGEAQTVVEDGLVKYNGKIDYRKRLKVRVGDVIDFMAQKITVI, encoded by the coding sequence ATGATAAAATTTAAATTAGAAGGCGAATTCATTCCCCTTATTCAATTGTTAAAAGCTACCGGACTTGTCCAAAGTGGTGGCGAGGCGCAGACTGTTGTTGAAGACGGACTGGTAAAGTACAATGGAAAAATTGACTACCGTAAAAGACTAAAAGTTCGTGTAGGCGATGTAATTGATTTTATGGCACAAAAAATAACCGTAATTTAA
- a CDS encoding HAD family phosphatase, with protein MKHIKNIIFDYGNVIFEIDFKKTQAALLQLGIKNSTDFFAHKSHHQLFNDFETAAISPAQFRTGIREAAENENLSDEEIDAAWNSLLIGVPPGIHEVLLKVKEKYRTFLLSNNNETHYNYIVDYLKKEFNLPDNSSLFEKAYYSQQMFLRKPNVEIFEQVIQENGLNPAETLFIDDSPQHIEGAKKAGLHTLLMTKHPKHLEQVLKDHHIL; from the coding sequence ATGAAACATATTAAGAATATTATATTTGACTACGGAAACGTTATTTTCGAAATAGACTTCAAAAAAACACAGGCTGCTTTATTACAGCTTGGTATTAAAAACAGCACCGATTTTTTTGCCCATAAAAGCCATCACCAGCTATTTAATGACTTTGAAACAGCGGCTATCTCGCCTGCTCAGTTCAGAACAGGCATACGTGAAGCGGCCGAAAATGAAAATCTGAGCGATGAGGAAATTGATGCAGCCTGGAACAGCTTATTAATCGGGGTTCCGCCGGGCATTCATGAAGTGCTACTTAAGGTTAAAGAAAAATACCGTACTTTCCTGCTCAGCAACAACAATGAAACACATTACAACTACATTGTAGATTATCTGAAAAAGGAATTCAATCTGCCAGATAACAGTAGTCTGTTTGAAAAAGCCTATTATTCGCAACAAATGTTTTTACGCAAACCTAATGTAGAGATATTTGAACAGGTGATTCAGGAAAATGGATTAAATCCGGCTGAAACACTGTTTATTGACGATAGCCCTCAGCACATCGAAGGTGCCAAAAAAGCCGGACTACATACATTACTTATGACTAAACATCCTAAACACCTCGAACAGGTACTGAAAGATCATCATATCTTATAA
- a CDS encoding proline dehydrogenase family protein: protein MEISPKKALNFDNTEIAFRNKSNGELNAAYWLFKIISSNFLTKVGPPVTNFFLNIGLPIKGAIKATIFKQFCGGETIAECEHTIAQLALGNVGTILDYSVEGEDEEAVFDYTCAEIIRTIERAAGDKRIPITVFKVTGIGRFGLLEKLDAKQQLNTAELVEFEKVKQRCEKICRTAFERDVPIMIDAEETWIQDTIDELAVDMMRLFNREKIIVYNTYQMYRHDKLADMKADHLIAKASGFILGVKMVRGAYMEKERKRAAEMGYPSPIQPDKAASDRDYDESLRYCMANINDIAIVCGTHNEESCRILAQLLDQYNIHHNHPHVYFAQLLGMSDNLSFNLSDAGYNVTKYVPYGPIEAVMPYLFRRAQENTSVAGQTGRELGLISKEKNRRKL, encoded by the coding sequence ATGGAAATATCCCCGAAGAAAGCCCTGAATTTCGACAATACCGAAATTGCTTTCCGTAACAAATCAAATGGAGAACTAAATGCCGCATATTGGCTGTTCAAAATCATCAGCAGCAACTTTTTGACGAAAGTGGGACCGCCGGTAACCAACTTTTTCCTGAATATTGGCTTGCCCATAAAAGGAGCCATTAAGGCCACCATCTTTAAACAATTTTGTGGTGGTGAAACCATAGCAGAATGTGAGCATACGATTGCCCAACTTGCTTTAGGCAATGTGGGTACCATTTTGGATTATTCTGTTGAAGGAGAGGATGAAGAAGCTGTGTTTGATTATACCTGCGCCGAAATTATCAGAACAATTGAACGTGCTGCGGGCGACAAGCGCATTCCGATTACTGTATTTAAAGTTACCGGAATTGGTCGTTTTGGCCTGCTGGAAAAACTGGATGCTAAACAACAATTGAATACTGCGGAACTCGTTGAATTTGAGAAGGTAAAGCAGCGTTGTGAGAAAATATGCAGGACCGCTTTTGAGAGAGATGTACCCATCATGATTGATGCGGAGGAAACATGGATACAGGATACTATTGATGAGTTGGCTGTAGACATGATGCGTTTATTTAACCGCGAAAAAATTATTGTTTATAATACTTATCAGATGTATCGTCATGATAAGCTTGCTGATATGAAGGCCGATCACCTGATCGCGAAAGCTTCGGGCTTTATTTTAGGTGTGAAAATGGTTCGCGGTGCTTACATGGAAAAGGAACGTAAACGGGCAGCGGAAATGGGATATCCATCGCCAATACAACCCGATAAAGCTGCCTCGGATAGAGATTATGACGAGTCGCTACGTTATTGTATGGCCAATATTAATGATATTGCTATTGTTTGTGGTACGCACAACGAGGAGAGCTGCCGCATCCTTGCCCAGCTTTTGGACCAATATAACATACACCATAACCATCCGCATGTTTATTTTGCACAATTACTGGGGATGAGTGATAATTTAAGTTTTAACCTATCAGATGCGGGTTATAATGTGACTAAATATGTGCCTTATGGCCCAATAGAAGCAGTGATGCCTTACTTGTTTAGAAGGGCACAGGAAAATACATCTGTGGCCGGCCAGACTGGCAGGGAGTTGGGACTGATCAGTAAAGAGAAAAACAGACGTAAACTTTAA
- a CDS encoding 3-phosphoshikimate 1-carboxyvinyltransferase — protein sequence MSKNAIVSFKGIKDINAEIALTGSKSESNRALIISALSEGLINVDNLSDAVDTVTLNNILKAIRKENDPDTFFSVDVGHAGTAMRFLTAYLTITKGMFHLTGSGRMKERPIKLLVEALRELGAEIRYGGQEGFPPLDISKHFVQSSRTVKIPGNISSQYLSALLMIAPSLPMGLSLEIEGDLTSRPYLEMTLTMLEEAGISHKWGGQTIHIDKQSFKPVNLIVEPDWSAASYWYSIVALADHGSIALPHLKEKSLQGDSKIREIMVPFGVRTSQTANGIALKSGTAVAIKDVLNLKDCPDLAQTIIVCAAARGLNLSFTGLETLKIKETNRVLALQQELAKIGVLLIEDNEVYTLNCENLSFPKKVQFNTYDDHRMAMAFAPLSLFIDEVEMEDYQVVEKSYPDFWKDLEKAGFTVTEI from the coding sequence ATGAGCAAAAACGCAATTGTTTCTTTTAAAGGGATTAAAGATATAAATGCTGAAATAGCCCTTACGGGTTCAAAAAGCGAAAGCAACAGGGCACTGATCATCAGTGCTCTGTCTGAAGGACTGATTAATGTTGACAACCTTTCTGATGCCGTAGACACCGTAACGCTGAACAACATCCTTAAGGCCATACGGAAAGAGAATGATCCGGATACCTTTTTCTCTGTGGATGTGGGCCACGCCGGCACAGCCATGCGTTTTCTTACAGCTTACCTAACCATTACCAAAGGTATGTTTCACCTTACCGGCTCGGGTAGGATGAAAGAACGCCCGATAAAACTGTTGGTAGAGGCCTTGCGGGAACTTGGAGCCGAAATCAGGTATGGCGGACAGGAAGGTTTTCCTCCGCTCGACATCAGCAAACACTTTGTACAAAGCAGCAGGACGGTAAAAATACCCGGAAACATCAGCAGTCAGTATTTATCAGCACTGTTAATGATTGCCCCCTCCCTTCCCATGGGCCTGTCTCTGGAAATTGAAGGGGACCTGACCTCACGTCCTTACCTGGAAATGACCTTGACTATGCTGGAAGAAGCAGGCATCAGCCATAAATGGGGAGGACAAACTATCCATATCGATAAACAGTCGTTCAAACCGGTCAATTTAATTGTTGAGCCCGACTGGAGCGCTGCCTCTTACTGGTACAGTATTGTTGCCCTTGCCGATCACGGAAGTATTGCCTTACCTCATTTGAAAGAAAAGAGCTTACAGGGCGACAGTAAAATCAGGGAAATCATGGTACCTTTCGGTGTACGTACATCGCAAACTGCCAATGGCATTGCCTTAAAATCGGGTACTGCAGTAGCCATCAAGGATGTGTTAAATTTAAAAGACTGCCCTGATCTGGCACAAACAATTATTGTATGTGCTGCTGCCAGGGGATTAAATCTTTCTTTTACCGGATTGGAGACCTTAAAAATAAAGGAAACCAACCGAGTGTTGGCCTTACAACAGGAACTTGCCAAAATAGGTGTGCTGCTGATAGAAGACAATGAAGTGTATACCTTAAATTGCGAAAACCTGAGTTTCCCTAAAAAGGTACAATTCAACACCTACGATGACCATCGCATGGCTATGGCTTTTGCCCCGCTAAGCTTGTTTATCGATGAGGTGGAAATGGAAGATTACCAGGTTGTAGAGAAATCATACCCTGATTTTTGGAAAGATCTGGAAAAAGCGGGTTTTACCGTAACTGAGATCTAA
- a CDS encoding PLP-dependent aminotransferase family protein has translation MKLYKFEVFTSAIEKNIREGVYKAGQKLPTVRELKKQYQLSSSTIQSGYEYLVILGLVESIPKSGYYVITPRRIIAKNNEPKRLPAVRDAVFEHNLVSTTTSRKGKRNSEFNVAAPGDLLIPQKLLLRTMQQVIREQGAGLLRYYPLNGLATLRTNIITRAAGYHTRLNFDELMITDGALQALYIALATVCASGDVIAVESPCVFSILHVVSMLNLMVIEVPVDPGVGFDVDFFSNACLKNKVKAVLVTPNYHNPTGILLSDENKKALLRIAQQHDIAVIENDIYGDLSFSGHRPSTIKSFDDSGLVMTYSSYAKTLAPGIRLGWLSAGRFISRAEQIRFSLGSTVSPIYQETVSRLLSSSSYDRHIRSFRIQLAKNAQFTINLLSENFPKRTSILNPSGGYHIWVKMPDDTNMDQFYLQCEQIGVRFTPGYTFSFSNSFNKYFRVVFADAYSPKRIEAIKLAGQQLG, from the coding sequence ATGAAATTGTACAAATTTGAAGTATTTACGTCAGCTATTGAAAAGAATATAAGGGAAGGAGTGTACAAGGCAGGACAAAAACTGCCCACCGTTCGTGAATTGAAAAAACAGTATCAACTAAGTAGCAGTACAATTCAAAGTGGATATGAATACCTGGTGATTTTAGGTTTGGTTGAAAGTATTCCTAAATCGGGCTATTATGTAATTACTCCACGTCGGATAATTGCTAAAAACAATGAACCAAAGCGTCTGCCAGCTGTAAGAGATGCTGTATTTGAGCATAATCTGGTATCTACAACTACTTCCAGGAAAGGAAAAAGAAATTCTGAATTTAATGTGGCGGCTCCAGGTGATTTGTTGATTCCTCAAAAGCTGCTGTTACGTACTATGCAACAGGTGATAAGAGAGCAGGGGGCGGGGCTACTCAGGTACTATCCTTTAAACGGTTTGGCAACGTTAAGAACTAACATTATCACAAGGGCAGCCGGATATCATACGCGTCTCAATTTTGATGAACTCATGATTACTGATGGTGCTTTACAGGCACTTTATATTGCTTTGGCCACGGTGTGTGCGAGTGGAGACGTTATTGCTGTTGAAAGCCCCTGTGTATTCTCAATTTTGCATGTTGTAAGCATGTTGAATTTAATGGTGATAGAGGTTCCGGTAGATCCTGGCGTTGGCTTTGATGTGGATTTTTTTAGCAATGCGTGTCTCAAAAACAAGGTTAAAGCAGTTTTGGTTACGCCCAATTATCACAATCCAACAGGGATATTGCTAAGTGATGAAAATAAAAAGGCCTTATTAAGGATTGCCCAGCAGCACGATATTGCGGTGATTGAAAACGATATTTATGGAGATCTGAGCTTTAGTGGACACAGGCCGTCTACAATTAAAAGCTTTGACGATAGTGGGCTGGTGATGACCTACTCGTCCTATGCGAAGACATTAGCGCCCGGGATTCGTCTCGGATGGCTTTCGGCTGGTCGGTTTATTTCACGGGCCGAACAAATTAGGTTTTCACTTGGTAGTACTGTATCTCCTATTTACCAGGAAACAGTTAGTCGTCTGTTATCGTCCAGCAGTTACGATCGGCATATTCGTTCTTTCAGGATACAGCTTGCCAAAAATGCGCAATTTACAATCAACCTGTTATCTGAGAATTTTCCGAAAAGAACATCGATTTTAAACCCCTCAGGTGGATATCATATATGGGTGAAAATGCCGGATGATACGAATATGGACCAGTTTTATCTGCAATGCGAGCAGATTGGTGTCAGGTTTACGCCAGGTTATACCTTTTCCTTCTCCAATTCCTTTAACAAATACTTTAGGGTTGTTTTTGCAGATGCCTATTCACCAAAAAGAATTGAAGCCATTAAACTT